From one Pseudomonas sp. S35 genomic stretch:
- the metH gene encoding methionine synthase: MPDRSARLQALHHALKERILILDGGMGTMIQSYKLEEQDYRGKRFADWPSDVKGNNDLLVLTRPDVIGGIEKAYLDAGADILETNTFNATRISMADYGMEELAYELNVEGARLARKIADAKTAENPAKPRFVAGVLGPTSRTCSLSPDVNNPGYRNVTFDELVENYTEATQGLIEGGADLILIETIFDTLNAKAAIFAVQGVFEALDIELPIMISGTITDASGRTLSGQTTEAFWNSVAHAKPISVGLNCALGASELRPYLEELSNKANTHVSAHPNAGLPNEFGEYDELPSQTAKVIEEFAQSGFLNIVGGCCGTTPGHIEAIAKAVAGYAPRPIPDIPKACRLSGLEPFTIDRSSLFVNVGERTNITGSAKFARLIREDNYTEALEVALQQVEAGAQVIDINMDEGMLDSKKAMVTFLNLIAGEPDISRVPIMIDSSKWEVIEAGLKCIQGKGIVNSISMKEGVEQFIHHAKLCKRYGAAVVVMAFDEAGQADTEARKKEICKRSYDILVNEVGFPPEDIIFDPNIFAVATGIEEHNNYAVDFINACAYIRDELPYALTSGGVSNVSFSFRGNNPVREAIHSVFLLYAIRAGLTMGIVNAGQLEIYDQIPAELRDAVEDVVLNRTPDGTDALLAIADKYKGDGSVKEAETEEWRGWPVNKRLEHALVKGITTHIVEDTEESRQSFARPIEVIEGPLMSGMNIVGDLFGAGKMFLPQVVKSARVMKQAVAHLIPFIELEKGDKPQAKGKILMATVKGDVHDIGKNIVGVVLGCNGYDIVDLGVMVPAEKILQVAKEQKCDIIGLSGLITPSLDEMVHVAREMQRQDFHLPLMIGGATTSKAHTAVKIEPKYSNDAVIYVTDASRAVGVATQLLSKELKAGFVEKTRLEYVDVRERTANRSARTERLSYPAAIAKKPQFDWSTYTPVVPSFTGAKVLDNIDLKVLAEYIDWTPFFISWDLAGKFPRILTDEVVGEAATALYADAQEMLKKLIDEKLISARAVFGFWPTNQVQDDDLEVYGDDGQPIAKLHHLRQQIIKTDGKPNFSLADFVAPKDSGVTDYIGGFITTAGIGAEEVAKAYQDAGDDYNSIMVKALADRLAEACAEWLHQQVRKEHWGYAKDEQLDNEALIKEQYSGIRPAPGYPACPDHTEKAQLFQLLDPEARELHAGRSGVFLTEHYAMFPAAAVSGWYFAHPQAQYFAVGKIDKDQVASYTARKDQDLAVTERWLAPNLGYDN; the protein is encoded by the coding sequence ATGCCCGATCGTAGCGCTCGTCTGCAAGCCCTTCACCACGCCCTCAAGGAACGTATCCTGATCCTCGACGGCGGCATGGGCACGATGATCCAGAGCTATAAACTGGAGGAGCAGGACTACCGTGGCAAACGCTTTGCCGACTGGCCGAGCGACGTCAAGGGCAACAACGACCTGTTGGTCCTCACCCGCCCGGACGTCATCGGCGGCATCGAAAAAGCCTACCTGGATGCCGGCGCCGACATCCTCGAAACCAACACTTTCAACGCCACGCGCATCTCCATGGCCGACTACGGCATGGAAGAGCTGGCCTATGAACTGAACGTCGAAGGCGCACGCCTGGCGCGCAAGATCGCCGACGCCAAGACCGCCGAGAACCCGGCCAAGCCGCGCTTCGTCGCCGGCGTCCTGGGCCCGACCAGCCGCACCTGCTCGCTGTCGCCGGATGTGAACAACCCCGGCTACCGCAACGTGACCTTCGATGAACTGGTGGAGAACTACACCGAGGCCACCCAAGGCCTGATCGAAGGCGGCGCCGACCTGATCCTGATCGAAACCATCTTCGACACCCTCAACGCCAAGGCCGCGATCTTCGCCGTGCAAGGCGTCTTCGAAGCGTTGGATATCGAACTGCCGATCATGATCTCCGGCACCATCACCGACGCCTCCGGCCGTACCCTGTCGGGCCAGACCACCGAAGCGTTCTGGAACTCGGTGGCCCACGCCAAGCCGATTTCGGTAGGCCTGAACTGCGCCCTGGGCGCCAGCGAACTGCGCCCGTACCTGGAAGAGTTGTCCAACAAGGCCAACACCCACGTGTCCGCGCACCCCAACGCCGGCCTGCCCAACGAATTCGGCGAGTACGACGAACTGCCGTCACAAACCGCCAAGGTCATCGAGGAGTTTGCCCAGAGTGGCTTCCTCAATATCGTCGGCGGCTGCTGCGGCACCACCCCTGGCCATATCGAAGCCATCGCCAAGGCCGTGGCCGGCTACGCCCCGCGCCCGATCCCGGACATCCCCAAGGCCTGCCGATTGTCGGGCCTGGAGCCGTTCACCATTGATCGCAGCTCGTTGTTCGTCAACGTCGGCGAACGCACCAACATCACCGGTTCGGCCAAGTTCGCCCGCCTGATCCGTGAAGACAACTACACCGAAGCCCTGGAAGTCGCCCTGCAGCAGGTCGAAGCCGGCGCCCAAGTGATCGACATCAACATGGACGAGGGCATGCTGGACTCGAAGAAGGCGATGGTGACCTTCCTCAACCTGATTGCCGGCGAGCCGGACATCTCCCGCGTGCCCATCATGATTGACTCCTCCAAGTGGGAAGTCATCGAAGCCGGCCTCAAGTGCATCCAGGGCAAGGGCATCGTCAACTCCATCAGCATGAAGGAAGGCGTCGAGCAGTTCATCCACCACGCCAAGCTGTGCAAGCGCTACGGCGCCGCGGTGGTGGTGATGGCCTTTGACGAAGCCGGCCAGGCCGATACCGAAGCGCGCAAGAAAGAAATCTGCAAACGCTCCTACGACATCCTGGTCAATGAAGTGGGCTTCCCGCCGGAAGACATCATCTTCGACCCGAACATCTTCGCGGTCGCCACCGGTATCGAAGAACACAACAACTACGCCGTCGACTTTATCAACGCCTGCGCCTATATCCGCGACGAGCTGCCGTATGCGCTGACCTCCGGCGGCGTGTCCAACGTGTCGTTTTCGTTCCGCGGCAACAACCCGGTGCGCGAAGCGATCCACTCAGTGTTCCTGCTGTATGCGATCCGCGCGGGCCTGACCATGGGCATCGTCAACGCCGGCCAGTTGGAGATCTATGACCAGATCCCGGCCGAGCTGCGCGACGCGGTGGAAGATGTGGTGCTCAACCGCACGCCAGACGGCACCGACGCCCTGCTCGCCATCGCCGACAAGTACAAGGGCGACGGCAGCGTCAAGGAAGCCGAGACCGAGGAGTGGCGCGGCTGGCCGGTGAACAAGCGCCTGGAACACGCGCTGGTCAAAGGCATCACCACGCACATCGTCGAAGACACCGAAGAATCCCGGCAGTCGTTCGCGCGCCCGATCGAAGTGATCGAGGGCCCGCTGATGTCCGGCATGAACATCGTTGGCGACCTGTTTGGCGCCGGCAAAATGTTCCTGCCCCAGGTGGTGAAATCCGCCCGCGTGATGAAACAGGCCGTGGCCCACCTGATCCCGTTCATCGAGCTGGAAAAAGGCGACAAACCGCAAGCCAAGGGCAAGATTTTGATGGCCACGGTCAAGGGCGATGTGCACGACATCGGCAAGAACATTGTCGGTGTGGTGCTGGGTTGCAACGGCTATGACATCGTCGACCTTGGCGTGATGGTGCCGGCCGAGAAGATCCTACAGGTGGCCAAGGAGCAGAAGTGCGACATCATCGGGCTCTCCGGCCTGATCACACCGTCCCTGGACGAGATGGTGCACGTGGCCCGCGAGATGCAGCGCCAGGATTTCCACCTGCCGTTGATGATCGGCGGCGCGACCACCTCCAAGGCGCACACGGCGGTGAAGATCGAGCCCAAGTACAGCAACGATGCGGTGATCTACGTCACCGACGCCTCCCGCGCAGTGGGTGTGGCCACGCAATTGCTGTCCAAGGAACTGAAGGCCGGCTTCGTCGAGAAGACCCGCCTGGAGTACGTGGACGTGCGTGAGCGCACCGCCAACCGCAGCGCCCGCACCGAGCGCCTGAGCTACCCCGCCGCCATTGCCAAGAAACCGCAGTTCGACTGGAGCACTTACACCCCGGTGGTGCCGAGCTTTACCGGCGCCAAGGTGCTGGACAATATCGACCTCAAGGTGCTGGCCGAGTACATCGACTGGACGCCGTTCTTTATTTCCTGGGACCTGGCGGGCAAGTTCCCGCGCATCCTGACCGATGAAGTCGTAGGCGAAGCCGCCACCGCGCTGTACGCCGACGCCCAGGAAATGCTCAAGAAGCTGATCGACGAAAAACTCATCAGCGCCCGAGCGGTGTTCGGTTTCTGGCCGACCAACCAGGTGCAGGACGATGACCTGGAAGTCTACGGCGACGATGGCCAGCCGATTGCCAAGCTGCACCACCTGCGCCAGCAGATCATCAAGACCGACGGCAAGCCGAACTTCTCCCTGGCCGATTTCGTCGCGCCAAAAGACAGCGGCGTGACCGACTACATCGGTGGCTTCATCACCACCGCCGGTATCGGTGCCGAAGAAGTGGCCAAGGCCTATCAAGATGCGGGCGACGACTACAACTCGATCATGGTCAAGGCCCTGGCCGACCGCCTGGCCGAAGCCTGTGCGGAGTGGCTGCACCAGCAAGTACGTAAAGAACACTGGGGTTATGCCAAGGACGAGCAACTGGACAACGAAGCATTGATCAAGGAGCAGTACAGCGGCATCCGCCCTGCCCCCGGCTACCCGGCGTGCCCGGACCACACCGAAAAAGCCCAGTTGTTCCAACTGCTCGACCCCGAGGCTCGCGAACTGCACGCCGGGCGCAGCGGGGTGTTCCTTACCGAGCACTACGCGATGTTCCCGGCAGCAGCGGTCAGCGGCTGGTACTTTGCCCACCCGCAAGCGCAATACTTTGCGGTGGGCAAGATCGACAAGGACCAGGTCGCCAGCTACACCGCGCGCAAAGACCAGGACCTGGCCGTGACCGAGCGTTGGCTGGCGCCGAACCTGGGTTACGACAACTAA
- the nfuA gene encoding Fe-S biogenesis protein NfuA yields the protein MTAITITDAAHDYLADLLSKQNTPGIGIRVFITQPGTQYAETCIAYCKPGEEKPEDTALGLKSFTAYIDHFSEAFLDDAVVDYATDRMGGQLTIKAPNAKVPSVNADSPVNERINYYLQTEINPGLASHGGQVSLIDVVDDGIAVLKFGGGCQGCGQADVTLREGIERTLLERVPELKGVRDVTDHTQKENAYY from the coding sequence ATGACTGCCATAACCATTACCGACGCCGCCCACGATTACCTGGCTGACCTGCTGTCCAAGCAGAACACCCCAGGTATCGGCATCCGCGTCTTTATCACCCAGCCCGGTACCCAGTACGCCGAGACGTGCATTGCCTACTGCAAGCCCGGTGAAGAAAAACCTGAAGACACCGCCCTGGGGCTGAAAAGCTTCACCGCGTACATCGACCACTTCAGCGAAGCTTTTCTGGACGACGCCGTAGTTGACTACGCCACCGACCGCATGGGCGGCCAGTTGACCATCAAGGCGCCCAACGCCAAGGTTCCGAGCGTCAACGCCGACAGCCCGGTCAACGAGCGCATCAACTACTACCTGCAAACCGAGATCAACCCAGGGTTGGCCAGCCACGGCGGCCAGGTCAGCTTGATCGACGTGGTAGATGACGGTATTGCGGTGCTCAAGTTCGGCGGCGGTTGCCAAGGCTGCGGCCAGGCGGACGTGACGTTGCGCGAAGGCATCGAGCGCACCCTGCTGGAGCGCGTCCCGGAGCTCAAGGGCGTGCGCGACGTGACTGACCACACGCAGAAAGAAAACGCCTACTACTGA
- a CDS encoding fatty acid cis/trans isomerase — protein sequence MSLRLITTAVLALVACVAQANGLAPAISYTRDIQPIFTEKCVACHACYDSACQLNLGSAEGAARGASKMPVYDGERSQATPTTRLFYDAFGKQAWQQKGFYSVLDAQGSQAALMARMLELGHNAPLQPNAKLPDEIVLGLNRENMCATPGEFNAYAGSHPKEGMPLAVTGLTDQQYQTLQRWLASGAPIDEQGLAPSAKEALQVQQWENLLNQPGARESLVARWLFEHLFLAHIYFESGEPGHFFQWVRSRTPSGQPIDLISTRRPNDDPGTRVYYRLWPVQGVIVHKTHITYPFSAAKMARIKALFYSGNWQVSALPGYGPGRRANPFDTFEAIPAKARYQFMLDNAEYFVRTFIRGPVCRGQIATDVIRDNFWTLFQDPDHDLYITDARYRGQATPLLAMPGQNDDVGSVLSLWLAYRDKRNQYEALRRDSYADLPPPSWSSLWAGNDNALLSIFRHFDSASVNKGLIGEVPQTMWLFDYPLLERTYYQLAVNFDVFGNVSHQAQTRLYFDLIRNGAEQNFLRLMPADSREDFLDDWYQNSGKIKLWLDYEAIDDDKPTGLHLNEQDPKRDFANQLLARYGDLNASPDPINRCSGAYCSRGGIEPDLQDAEQALSRLTSRPAAGLKVIEQLPEATLLRVESRTGKRVVYSLLRNRAHSNVAFLLGEAYRYQPGLDTLTIYPGVLSSYPNFMFNIAAQDVPAFVAQMEQAKDAKQFEKIVDRWGVRRSHPLFWQYFHDLSQYIRETTPVEEGVLDMNRYENL from the coding sequence ATGTCACTTCGCCTCATCACTACTGCCGTCCTGGCACTGGTCGCCTGCGTTGCACAGGCCAATGGACTCGCCCCGGCGATTTCCTATACCCGCGACATTCAACCGATCTTTACCGAGAAGTGTGTGGCCTGCCATGCCTGCTACGACTCCGCCTGCCAGCTCAACCTGGGCAGTGCCGAGGGCGCGGCACGCGGCGCGAGCAAAATGCCGGTGTATGACGGCGAACGCAGCCAGGCCACGCCGACCACCCGTTTGTTTTACGACGCGTTTGGCAAGCAGGCCTGGCAGCAGAAGGGTTTCTATTCGGTGCTGGACGCCCAGGGCAGCCAGGCCGCGCTGATGGCGCGCATGCTGGAGTTGGGACATAACGCACCGCTGCAGCCGAATGCCAAGCTGCCAGACGAGATTGTGTTGGGCCTGAACCGCGAAAACATGTGCGCCACCCCCGGTGAGTTCAACGCCTACGCAGGCAGCCATCCCAAGGAAGGCATGCCGCTGGCGGTGACGGGCCTGACCGACCAGCAATACCAGACGCTGCAACGCTGGCTGGCGTCCGGCGCGCCGATTGATGAGCAGGGCCTGGCACCGAGTGCCAAGGAAGCCCTGCAGGTGCAGCAATGGGAAAACCTGCTCAACCAGCCTGGCGCCCGTGAAAGCCTGGTGGCGCGCTGGTTGTTCGAGCATTTGTTCCTGGCGCATATCTACTTTGAGAGCGGCGAACCGGGGCACTTCTTCCAATGGGTGCGCTCGCGTACGCCGAGCGGGCAGCCCATCGACCTGATCAGCACCCGTCGCCCCAACGACGACCCAGGCACGCGGGTGTACTACCGCCTGTGGCCGGTGCAGGGCGTGATCGTGCACAAGACCCACATCACCTATCCGTTTAGCGCGGCGAAAATGGCGCGAATCAAGGCGCTGTTCTATAGCGGCAACTGGCAGGTCAGCGCCTTGCCGGGTTATGGGCCCGGCCGGCGCGCCAATCCGTTCGACACCTTCGAGGCGATCCCGGCCAAGGCGCGCTACCAGTTCATGCTCGATAACGCCGAATACTTCGTGCGCACCTTCATTCGCGGGCCAGTGTGTCGTGGGCAGATCGCCACGGACGTGATCCGCGACAACTTCTGGACGCTGTTCCAGGACCCGGACCACGACCTGTACATCACCGATGCGCGTTATCGCGGGCAGGCCACGCCGTTGCTGGCCATGCCGGGGCAGAACGACGATGTGGGCAGTGTGCTGAGCCTATGGCTGGCCTATCGCGACAAGCGTAACCAGTACGAAGCGCTGCGCCGTGACAGTTATGCTGATCTGCCGCCACCGAGTTGGTCGAGCCTGTGGGCCGGTAACGACAATGCGCTGCTGAGCATTTTTCGCCATTTTGACAGCGCCTCCGTCAACAAAGGCCTGATCGGCGAAGTGCCACAGACGATGTGGCTGTTCGACTACCCGTTGTTGGAACGCACCTATTACCAGTTGGCGGTCAACTTCGACGTGTTTGGCAACGTCTCCCACCAAGCCCAGACCCGCCTGTACTTTGACCTGATCCGCAACGGTGCCGAGCAGAATTTCCTGCGTCTGATGCCGGCCGACTCCCGTGAAGACTTCCTGGACGATTGGTACCAGAACAGCGGCAAGATCAAGCTGTGGCTGGATTACGAAGCCATTGATGACGACAAACCCACGGGTCTGCACCTGAATGAACAGGACCCCAAACGCGACTTCGCCAACCAGTTGCTTGCCCGCTACGGCGACCTGAATGCCAGCCCGGACCCGATCAACCGTTGTTCTGGCGCCTATTGCTCGCGAGGCGGTATCGAGCCGGACTTGCAGGACGCCGAGCAGGCCCTCAGCCGGTTGACATCACGCCCGGCGGCCGGCCTCAAGGTCATCGAGCAATTGCCGGAGGCGACCCTGCTGCGCGTCGAGAGCCGCACCGGTAAGCGCGTGGTCTACAGCCTGTTGCGCAACCGTGCGCACAGTAACGTGGCGTTCCTGCTGGGTGAGGCCTATCGCTATCAACCGGGCCTGGACACCCTGACCATTTACCCTGGCGTGCTCAGCAGCTACCCGAACTTCATGTTCAACATTGCGGCCCAGGACGTGCCCGCGTTCGTGGCGCAAATGGAGCAGGCCAAGGATGCCAAGCAGTTCGAGAAGATCGTTGATCGCTGGGGCGTGCGCCGCAGTCATCCGTTGTTCTGGCAGTATTTCCACGATTTGTCGCAATACATCCGCGAGACCACGCCGGTGGAAGAGGGTGTGCTGGATATGAATCGCTATGAAAACCTCTGA